TACTAATAATCATACCTAGTGCAACACCTTTTAGCAAATCGGTTAATACTACGGCTAACAATGTAGCAATAAACGGTATAAACTGGTACAACCCTTTTTGCCAAAAATGTATGAGTTTACTCGGTTTTGCTAACTTATACCCTACCACTAGTAATACTGCTGCTAGTGTAGCCAACGGTATTTTGTTAAGTACCACAGGAATTGCCAATACACAAATTAGTAATAATAAACCATGTATAATAGCCGACATTTTGGTTTGCGCTCCTGCACTAGCATTGGCGGACGAGCGCACAACAACCGACGTCATAGGTAAGCCTCCTAATAACGAGCTAATCATGTTACCAATACCTTGTGCCCTAAGCTCCCTGTTAGTATCAGTGTATCGTTTGTGCTCATCCATCCTATCGGATGCTTCAATACACAATAACGTTTCTATAGAGGCTACTACGGTAATTGTAATGGCAGTTATCCATACTTCTGTATTAGTAATTCCTGAAAAATCTGGGGTAACAATTATGCCTTTTAATTCTGCTAAAGATTCTGGTACAGGTAAGTTTACAAGGTGTTCGCTACCAATAGCAAAATCGCTGCCCGATAGTATAAAAACCTGATTTAGTGCTACTCCTGCTATTACGGCAACTAAAGCACCTGGTACTAATTTAAGGTTTCGTAAAAACGGAACTTTATCCCATACTATAAGTATGAATAACGATACAACGGTTATAATAACAGCCCCTAGTTGTAAATAATCTAAGGCACCGATTAATGAGGTAAATGTGTTACCGCCATCGGGCTCCAGAAAAGACTGGTCGCCT
The Flavobacterium litorale genome window above contains:
- a CDS encoding SulP family inorganic anion transporter — encoded protein: MTKKINLFAHLKADFPSGLVVFLVALPLCLGIALASGAPPLSGIIAGIVGGIVVGSLSNSHISVSGPAAGLTAIVLTAIASLGSFELFLLTVLLAGAFQLLLGFIRAGSISNYFPTNVIEGMLAGIGVIIILKQIPHAVGYDSDFEGDQSFLEPDGGNTFTSLIGALDYLQLGAVIITVVSLFILIVWDKVPFLRNLKLVPGALVAVIAGVALNQVFILSGSDFAIGSEHLVNLPVPESLAELKGIIVTPDFSGITNTEVWITAITITVVASIETLLCIEASDRMDEHKRYTDTNRELRAQGIGNMISSLLGGLPMTSVVVRSSANASAGAQTKMSAIIHGLLLLICVLAIPVVLNKIPLATLAAVLLVVGYKLAKPSKLIHFWQKGLYQFIPFIATLLAVVLTDLLKGVALGMIISIIFILRGNLKRAYNFRKQEYHEGDVIHVDLAQEVSFLNKAAIKTTLNSLPQNSSVVIDASDTVYIAHDVIDLIEEFVTVKAKEENINVTLIGFKTSYQLQNAEKNNVFVTHNDDNGKDRKDKQDIY